Proteins encoded in a region of the Triticum dicoccoides isolate Atlit2015 ecotype Zavitan chromosome 3A, WEW_v2.0, whole genome shotgun sequence genome:
- the LOC119266874 gene encoding GTP-binding protein YPTM2-like: MNPEYDYLFKLLLIGDSGVGKSCLLLRFVDDSYLDSYISTIGVDFKIRTVEQDGKTIKLQIWDIARQERFRTITSSYYRGAHGIIIVYDVTDQDSFNNVKQWLNEIDRYASENVNKLLVGNKCDLADKRAVSYETAKAFADEIGIPFMETSAKNALNVEQAFMAMAASIKDRMASQPAANNARPATVQIRGQPVEQKTSCCSS, from the exons ATGAATCCCGAGTA TGATTACCTCTTCAAGCTTTTGCTTATTGGAGACTCAGGTGTTGGCAAGTCATGTCTGCTGTTAAGATTTGTT GACGACTCATACCTGGATAGTTACATCAGTACTATTGGAGTTGATTTT AAAATAAGGACCGTGGAGCAGGATGGAAAGACTATCAAGCTGCAAATC TGGGACATTGCTAGGCAAGAACGTTTTAGAACTATTACCAGCAGCTACTACCGAGGGGCCCATGGGATTATT ATCGTCTATGATGTGACAGACCAAGATAGCTTCAACAATGTGAAGCAGTGGTTGAACGAGATTGACCGCTATGCCAGTGAGAATGTGAACAAGCTTCTGGTGGGGAACAAATGTGATCTGGCTGACAAAAGAGCTGTGTCATATGAAACAGCAAAG GCATTCGCTGATGAGATTGGCATTCCATTCATGGAGACCAGTGCAAAGAATGCCCTGAATGTTGAACAGGCTTTCATGGCCATGGCTGCTTCGATCAAGGATAG GATGGCGAGCCAGCCAGCCGCAAACAACGCTCGCCCGGCTACTGTACAGATCCGCGGGCAACCTGTCGAGCAGAAGACCAGCTGTTGCTCATCTTAG